A genomic window from Alkalihalobacillus sp. AL-G includes:
- a CDS encoding MFS transporter, producing the protein MFRELHPNIRIRIYTSFMSRIIGSMIFPFMAIYFTNALNAMWAGILLMTSIVIQFFSGLYGGYLADIVGRKRMMVLGEWMKVIGFAGMVLANSPWFTSAWTTFAMMTIIGIASGFVNPAAEAMLIDVSTKETRAFMYAINYWAVNMSIMLGLIVGGWFYQTHFFELLIALLAMSFVTLWMTAALINETYQPEKTSRKAYGLKPIFQSYKTVITDLPFVLFILGGIAILAIEFQRNNFIAVRLEEEIIPRTFSFLWDSELMIDGVKLLSLLTVENTIIIVLFTGIAAKWIRNKPEQPVMYLGFILFGLGYSILAFSNNLLVLMIAVLILSVGELMYVPTRQSILADIVDDTKRGAYMAFNGFVFQIGKLFGALGIIVGEAIGGLGMAILYVLFALIGVFLVRVSIQMKETRGKLITSRNAI; encoded by the coding sequence ATGTTTAGAGAGCTGCACCCGAATATCCGAATTCGAATTTATACGTCGTTTATGAGCCGGATTATCGGTTCAATGATTTTTCCATTTATGGCGATCTACTTTACGAATGCATTGAATGCTATGTGGGCTGGTATCTTACTGATGACTAGTATTGTAATTCAGTTCTTTTCTGGGTTATATGGCGGATACCTTGCAGATATTGTTGGAAGAAAACGAATGATGGTCCTAGGAGAATGGATGAAAGTAATTGGATTTGCGGGGATGGTACTGGCGAATTCACCGTGGTTCACTTCAGCATGGACTACCTTCGCGATGATGACAATCATCGGAATTGCTTCTGGCTTCGTAAACCCTGCTGCTGAAGCGATGCTAATCGATGTCAGTACAAAAGAAACTCGGGCATTCATGTATGCAATCAATTATTGGGCGGTCAATATGTCGATCATGCTCGGGTTGATCGTCGGAGGTTGGTTCTATCAAACTCATTTTTTTGAATTGTTGATTGCGTTGCTGGCGATGTCATTCGTTACCTTATGGATGACAGCAGCATTGATAAATGAAACGTACCAACCAGAGAAAACATCAAGGAAGGCTTATGGACTGAAACCGATTTTCCAAAGCTATAAAACCGTAATCACAGATTTGCCGTTTGTATTGTTCATCCTTGGTGGAATTGCGATCTTAGCAATTGAGTTCCAGCGAAATAATTTTATTGCAGTTCGTTTGGAAGAAGAAATCATTCCACGAACATTTTCATTTTTATGGGATTCTGAATTGATGATTGACGGTGTTAAGCTGTTAAGTCTATTAACCGTTGAAAATACGATCATCATCGTATTGTTTACAGGGATTGCTGCAAAATGGATTCGCAATAAACCGGAACAGCCTGTCATGTATCTAGGTTTTATCCTTTTTGGATTGGGCTATAGCATTCTTGCGTTTTCGAATAATCTTCTTGTTCTGATGATTGCTGTACTGATCCTATCTGTCGGTGAATTAATGTACGTTCCTACGAGGCAATCAATTCTAGCGGACATTGTTGACGATACGAAACGTGGAGCTTATATGGCATTTAATGGTTTCGTCTTCCAAATTGGAAAACTGTTCGGAGCTTTAGGAATAATCGTTGGTGAAGCAATCGGCGGACTAGGCATGGCGATTCTATATGTTTTGTTTGCGCTGATCGGCGTGTTCTTGGTACGTGTTTCGATTCAAATGAAGGAAACAAGAGGAAAGCTGATCACAAGTCGAAATGCCATTTGA
- a CDS encoding ABC transporter substrate-binding protein — protein MKDLSYFQMRAFLYPREHDNQVELKLSELEQVWFCTLKNVKRKLRKYEEAGFYTYNPGKGRGNPSKLLFRRSFQHEIEGAVDEYIRYDQMEALMQLLQLPIPKSWIANVSEDVQALFGLQSPNSTKDVLRSIITRPLTTLDPAFTSITFESYLLQQLGDPLVRYDQIKDTVKPHLAHHWTVENNEKTWTFYIRKGVRFHHQRVLTSEDVRHTFQRIQDASPHKWLLKDVSKMECPAPNMIRFELDEPNPFFLRNVSCQNLAILPADVPFDEMQWIGTGPFRLKERSKSKFVLEAFDQYFLERPLLDDIEFWHVPMDHVQAVTFQVDGVEDSEFIQEKEDVEIGFRFLAFNFNRKSIVHHPSFRKAMYQLLNMKKMSYDLGREPLAESSSYFPWKSDAQEKDPSIIHELLNDAGYGGETLTVYSLDFPKPIDETVWFIKQAKIYGISMQHETFPIEGFYSNIIEKNADLVFMGEVASNDHHLSFLGAFYNDALLFRRMLKREHLTTIERHLDFMKREERFSEREQWIERIEEFIRKENLFIYMYHPTKRRTFHPMIKDIRFESFGHVDLRKLWIHT, from the coding sequence GTGAAGGATTTATCTTATTTTCAAATGCGTGCTTTTCTTTATCCAAGGGAGCATGACAATCAGGTTGAACTAAAGCTAAGTGAGCTTGAACAAGTCTGGTTTTGTACACTGAAAAATGTAAAGCGGAAACTTCGAAAGTACGAAGAGGCAGGCTTTTATACTTATAATCCTGGGAAAGGAAGAGGGAACCCATCGAAACTTTTGTTCCGAAGATCCTTTCAACATGAGATCGAGGGTGCAGTTGACGAATATATTCGATATGATCAAATGGAAGCTTTGATGCAGCTGTTACAGCTGCCGATTCCGAAATCATGGATCGCCAACGTCTCTGAAGATGTCCAGGCATTGTTTGGACTACAGTCTCCAAACAGTACAAAAGATGTACTGCGATCAATCATTACGAGACCTCTGACGACACTTGATCCAGCTTTTACCTCAATTACATTCGAGAGCTACCTCTTACAACAGCTAGGGGATCCTTTGGTTCGATATGATCAAATAAAGGATACGGTCAAGCCTCATCTTGCTCATCATTGGACTGTTGAAAATAATGAAAAGACCTGGACGTTTTATATTCGAAAAGGAGTACGGTTTCATCATCAGCGTGTGTTGACAAGTGAAGATGTCCGTCATACATTTCAACGAATTCAAGATGCATCACCTCACAAATGGCTTTTAAAAGATGTTTCGAAAATGGAATGCCCAGCACCTAACATGATCCGTTTTGAGCTTGATGAACCGAATCCTTTTTTCCTGCGTAATGTAAGTTGTCAGAACCTTGCTATCTTACCTGCTGATGTTCCGTTTGATGAAATGCAGTGGATTGGAACGGGACCATTTAGGCTAAAAGAGCGATCGAAAAGTAAGTTTGTTCTAGAGGCATTCGATCAATACTTTCTAGAACGTCCTTTACTTGATGATATTGAGTTTTGGCATGTCCCGATGGATCACGTACAAGCAGTCACCTTTCAAGTCGATGGTGTTGAAGATAGTGAATTTATTCAGGAGAAGGAGGACGTAGAGATTGGCTTTCGTTTTCTCGCTTTTAATTTTAATCGGAAATCAATCGTACATCATCCATCATTCCGAAAAGCAATGTATCAATTGTTAAATATGAAAAAAATGAGTTATGATTTGGGGCGCGAACCATTAGCTGAGTCTTCAAGTTATTTCCCTTGGAAATCTGATGCGCAGGAAAAAGATCCATCCATAATCCATGAACTGCTCAATGATGCTGGGTATGGTGGAGAAACGTTAACAGTTTATTCATTAGATTTTCCAAAGCCGATTGATGAAACAGTATGGTTTATCAAACAGGCGAAAATTTACGGAATTTCAATGCAGCATGAGACATTTCCTATAGAGGGTTTCTATTCGAATATCATTGAAAAAAATGCTGATTTGGTTTTCATGGGAGAAGTGGCCTCAAATGATCATCACCTCTCCTTCCTTGGGGCGTTTTACAACGATGCATTACTTTTTAGACGTATGCTTAAAAGAGAGCATTTAACAACGATTGAAAGGCATTTGGATTTTATGAAACGTGAGGAAAGATTCAGTGAACGCGAACAGTGGATTGAAAGGATTGAGGAGTTCATTCGTAAAGAAAATCTTTTCATTTACATGTATCACCCGACAAAACGTCGTACTTTCCACCCGATGATAAAGGACATTCGCTTTGAATCATTTGGACATGTGGACTTAAGAAAGCTTTGGATCCATACATAA
- a CDS encoding metal-dependent hydrolase translates to MNGTAHMTLGATAGLITSNTFQAEPTSTAILIGCGAVAGLLPDIDLDGKLSNTLTFSYKFIRAIAQIIGVLAIIISLMEGSEFEKWYGVVIGLALTIVSPFIKRRLMLSLTGIGILISGLTLSVNWLFLLGIYIIIASVVPHRSYTHSIVGAIFFGVIAYQLENTFAIDGVFITCLIGYIGHLIADMKFLPFNKRGVKLFLPFHAKEF, encoded by the coding sequence TTGAACGGCACAGCACACATGACGCTTGGAGCTACAGCAGGGTTGATTACATCAAACACCTTTCAGGCGGAACCGACCTCCACTGCAATTTTAATAGGATGCGGGGCGGTGGCAGGATTACTGCCTGATATTGATCTTGATGGAAAACTAAGCAACACACTGACGTTTTCATATAAGTTCATTCGGGCCATTGCACAAATTATCGGAGTTCTAGCTATCATAATCAGCCTTATGGAAGGTTCTGAATTTGAAAAATGGTACGGAGTCGTAATTGGGCTTGCGTTAACGATTGTTTCTCCCTTCATTAAGCGAAGGTTGATGCTTTCACTAACCGGAATTGGCATATTAATCTCCGGGCTGACGTTGTCGGTGAACTGGCTGTTTTTACTCGGAATTTACATAATCATCGCATCGGTCGTCCCGCATCGAAGTTATACGCATTCCATTGTCGGTGCTATCTTTTTCGGGGTAATTGCTTACCAGCTTGAAAACACATTTGCAATTGATGGGGTTTTTATTACGTGTCTCATTGGGTACATCGGGCATTTAATCGCTGATATGAAGTTCCTCCCCTTCAATAAACGGGGTGTGAAACTATTTCTTCCATTCCACGCGAAGGAATTTTAA